The Euphorbia lathyris chromosome 3, ddEupLath1.1, whole genome shotgun sequence genome contains a region encoding:
- the LOC136223719 gene encoding fasciclin-like arabinogalactan protein 12 yields MKMNQQCLFSIPLVIILLYCTNIAAQSPASAPAAQGPAASSPPSPPAISTTPAASPAQPSSIPPPTNVTKILEKSGHFSIFIRLLRSTQEENHFLTVLNNSNNGLTIFAPTDGAFSGLKSGTLNSLTDEQKSELVKFHVIPSFLSISQFQTVTNPVGTEAGNGGRVALNFTTSPTSVSISTGLTNTSISGTVYTDNQLAIYRVDKVLLPADIFSSGKAPAPAPAVAAAAAKGPAAEKNDPKMKEPPSTATPVVSTTTASTSAAAVSLVKSNVVITTGIAIVAAAFRL; encoded by the coding sequence atgaagatgaaccaaCAATGTCTTTTCTCAATTCCCCTTGTAATCATCCTCCTCTACTGCACAAACATTGCAGCCCAGTCACCTGCTTCTGCTCCAGCTGCTCAAGGACCAGCAGCTTCATCCCCTCCCTCTCCTCCAGCGATATCAACCACACCCGCAGCCTCTCCAGCGCAGCCATCTTCCATCCCTCCGCCCACAAACGTCACTAAAATCCTCGAAAAATCGGGGCATTTTTCGATATTCATCCGTCTCTTAAGATCAACACAAGAGGAAAATCACTTCCTTACTGTCCTTAACAACTCAAATAATGGCCTAACTATCTTTGCACCAACAGATGGTGCTTTCTCCGGTCTTAAATCAGGCACTCTTAACTCTTTAACCGATGAACAGAAATCGGAGCTGGTGAAATTCCATGTCATTCCTTCCTTTCTGTCGATTTCACAGTTCCAAACTGTGACTAATCCGGTCGGAACAGAGGCGGGAAATGGCGGAAGAGTTGCTCTGAATTTCACTACTTCTCCTACTTCAGTGAGCATTAGTACTGGATTGACTAATACTAGCATTTCTGGCACTGTTTATACTGATAATCAGCTTGCTATTTATCGGGTTGATAAGGTTCTGCTTCCTGCGGACATTTTTAGCAGTGGTAAAGCTCCGGCTCCGGCACCAGCagtagcagcagcagcagcaaagGGACCAGCGGCAGAGAAAAATGATCCCAAGATGAAGGAGCCTCCTTCTACGGCCACTCCTGTTGTTTCTACGACTACTGCTTCTACTTCTGCGGCGGCTGTAAGCTTAGTGAAGAGTAATGTGGTAATCACCACCGGAATTGCTATCGTTGCGGCAGCTTTCCGGTTGTGA
- the LOC136222912 gene encoding fasciclin-like arabinogalactan protein 12 gives MAANLLSILLLLLLLHCTSTLSQTPAAAPAPPGPTNVTKILENSGQFTVFIRLMKATQEDLTLNGQLNNSNNGITMFAPSDSAFQNLQSGTLNSINDQQKAELVQFHIIPTYLATSQFQTVSNPVNTQAGSGDRLQLNVTTTGNAVNITTGLTNTSVSGTVYTDGQLAIYQVDKVLLPLDIFTPKPPAPAPAPEIAKKKKSKAAESPVATKDISGGDGSFIASNNVVFFGVGIVTAILSL, from the coding sequence ATGGCAGCAAACCTTCTTTCCAtactcctcctcctcctccttctccaTTGCACCTCAACACTTTCTCAAACTCCGGCAGCCGCTCCGGCACCCCCAGGCCCAACCAACGTCACCAAAATCCTCGAAAATTCCGGCCAATTCACCGTCTTCATCCGCCTCATGAAAGCCACACAAGAAGACCTAACATTAAACGGTCAATTAAACAACTCAAACAATGGAATCACAATGTTTGCACCAAGTGATAGTGCATTTCAAAATCTCCAATCGGGAACCCTAAACTCCATTAATGATCAACAGAAAGCTGAGCTTGTTCAATTCCATATCATCCCGACTTATCTTGCTACTTCTCAGTTTCAAACAGTGAGTAATCCGGTCAACACTCAAGCCGGATCCGGTGACCGACTTCAGCTTAATGTGACAACAACGGGGAATGCAGTTAATATAACTACCGGACTTACTAATACTAGTGTTTCGGGAACTGTTTATACCGATGGACAACTTGCTATTTATCAGGTTGATAAAGTGTTACTTCCTCTTGATATTTTTACTCCGAAGCCTCCGGCACCGGCTCCGGCGCCGGAGATtgctaagaagaagaagagtaaGGCTGCTGAAAGTCCGGTTGCGACTAAGGATATTTCTGGTGGAGATGGAAGCTTTATTGCGAGTAATAATGTGGTGTTTTTTGGGGTTGGGATAGTTACTGCGATTTTGAGTTTGTGA